In a genomic window of Streptomyces katrae:
- the moeZ gene encoding adenylyltransferase/sulfurtransferase MoeZ, producing MSLPPLVEPAAELTVDEVRRYSRHLIIPDVGMDGQKRLKNAKVLAVGAGGLGSPALMYLAAAGVGTLGIVEFDEVDESNLQRQIIHSQSDIGRSKAESARDSVLGINPYVNVVLHEERLEAENVMEIFSQYDLIVDGTDNFATRYLVNDACVLLNKPYVWGSIYRFDGQASVFWSEHGPCYRCLYPEPPPPGMVPSCAEGGVLGVLCASIGSIQVTEAIKVLTGVGEPLVGRLMIYDALEMQYRQVKVRKDPDCAVCGPNATVTELIDYEAFCGVVSEEAQEAAAGSTITPKQLKEWIDEGENIEIIDVREKNEYEIVSIPGAKLIPKGEFLMGTALQDLPQDKRIVLHCKTGVRSAEVLAVLKNAGFADAVHVGGGVIGWVHQIEPEKPVY from the coding sequence GTGTCGCTGCCACCCCTGGTCGAGCCAGCTGCTGAGCTCACCGTTGACGAGGTCCGTCGGTACTCCCGCCACCTGATCATCCCGGATGTCGGGATGGACGGCCAGAAGCGCCTGAAGAACGCCAAGGTGCTGGCCGTCGGCGCGGGCGGCCTCGGCTCGCCCGCACTCATGTACCTGGCCGCGGCCGGCGTGGGCACGCTGGGCATCGTGGAGTTCGACGAGGTCGACGAGTCGAACCTGCAGCGTCAGATCATCCACAGCCAGTCGGACATCGGCCGTTCCAAGGCCGAGTCCGCCCGTGACAGCGTGCTGGGCATCAACCCGTACGTCAACGTGGTCCTTCACGAAGAGCGGCTCGAGGCCGAGAACGTGATGGAGATCTTCAGCCAGTACGACCTCATCGTCGACGGCACGGACAACTTCGCCACGCGCTACCTGGTCAACGACGCCTGCGTACTGCTGAACAAGCCGTACGTCTGGGGCTCGATCTACCGCTTCGACGGCCAGGCCTCCGTCTTCTGGTCCGAGCACGGCCCCTGCTACCGCTGCCTCTACCCGGAGCCCCCGCCGCCGGGCATGGTCCCGAGCTGCGCCGAGGGCGGCGTCCTCGGCGTGCTCTGCGCCTCCATCGGCTCCATCCAGGTCACCGAGGCCATCAAGGTGCTCACCGGCGTCGGCGAGCCGCTCGTCGGCCGTCTGATGATCTACGACGCCCTGGAGATGCAGTACCGCCAGGTCAAGGTCCGCAAGGACCCCGACTGCGCGGTCTGCGGTCCGAACGCGACCGTCACCGAGCTCATCGACTACGAGGCCTTCTGCGGCGTCGTCTCGGAGGAGGCCCAGGAGGCCGCCGCCGGCTCGACGATCACTCCCAAGCAGCTCAAGGAGTGGATCGACGAGGGCGAGAACATCGAGATCATCGACGTCCGCGAGAAGAACGAGTACGAGATCGTCTCGATCCCCGGCGCGAAGCTGATCCCCAAGGGCGAGTTCCTGATGGGCACGGCCCTCCAGGACCTCCCGCAGGACAAGCGGATCGTCTTGCACTGCAAGACGGGTGTCCGCAGTGCGGAAGTCCTCGCGGTCCTGAAGAACGCGGGCTTCGCGGACGCCGTCCACGTCGGCGGCGGCGTGATCGGCTGGGTCCACCAGATCGAGCCCGAGAAGCCGGTCTACTAG